Proteins found in one Fusarium oxysporum Fo47 chromosome V, complete sequence genomic segment:
- a CDS encoding OPT oligopeptide transporter protein-domain-containing protein translates to MPDFQTTEQDLHVTEDDLLEARELASKYTLEDVRHIMARVYRIHEKDPNFPLVVIQKIKAFLENDELFTNPEKHESLVQEMKLEAALITNNSPYAEVRAVVENKDDTSIPSSTIRSWTIGLVFSMLLAFTNQLFDIRQPAIRIMANVAQLLSYPIGKGFERWLPDYGITLFGVRHSLNPGPFSKKEHMLITIMANVAYNTPYTNLIIWVQYLPQYFNQPYASHFAYQILIALSTNFIGYGMAGVCRRFLVYPSYCVWPASLVTIALNSAFHTDNNSPVQGPFAKIWRVSRIKFFYVMFGAMFVWFWFPNYIWTSLSNFSWMSWIDPYNRDLNTITGFNNGLGINPFPTWDWNVLLWDSADPLMVPFFSTFNRFVGAFISMWVVLGLWYSNIYNTGYLPINTNRVYDRWGELYNVTRAINDRGLFDAEKYADYSPPFLGAGNVVIYIFFFGIYTSTLTYALLFHRREIVTGFKGLFNSMRRKSKRAEEVHDLDVHTRLMKAYREVPEWWYMVCLVCAIAFGISGIAGWDTHTSPGVIFYGLALCLVFVIPVGIIKAMTGIEVTLTVLAEFIGGSFVEGNALAMNYFKSFGYVTCAHAVMFSNDLKLAHYVKIPPRHTFFAQIIATFISTFVCVGVLNFQMTQIEGVCTEDARWKMTCPSVNTFFTASVLWGTVGPSKIFGKNGLYTEVLIGFPLGVVVVLAVWAINKRFPNWTWTRQIHPVAIMYGGIVWAPYNMSYVWPSVPIAYFSWIYLKSRYLGLWSKYNFVLSAAWSCGIAIAGIIIFFSLQLEGTEFNWWGNTVGYVGCEDDACPLQPLEGTDYFGPRVGEFH, encoded by the exons ATGCCCGACTTCCAAACCACCGAGCAGGACCTTCACGTCACCGAGGATGACCTTCTCGAGGCTCGCGAACTGGCCTCAAAGTACACACTAGAAGATGTGCGCCACATAATGGCTCGCGTTTATCGCATCCACGAGAAGGATCCCAACTTTCCACTCGTAGTTATCCAAAAGATCAAGGCATTTCTCGAGAACGATGAACTCTTCACGAACCCCGAGAAGCACGAGAGTCTGGTGCAGGAGATGAAGCTCGAGGCTGCTCTCATCACAAATAACAGCCCCTACGCCGAAGTTCGTGCCGTCGtcgagaacaaggatgataCTTCCATCCCTTCATCAACCATTCGAAGTTGGACAATCGGTCTCGTCTTTTCAATGCTTCTTGCTTTCACCAATCAGCTTTTCGATATTCGCCAACCTGCCATTCGCATCATGGCCAATGTCGCTCAGCTGCTCTCATATCCAATTGGCAAAGGTTTCGAAAGGTGGCTTCCTGACTATGGCATCACTCTCTTCGGTGTGCGCCATTCCCTCAACCCAGGGCCCTTTTCCAAGAAGGAGCATATGCTTATCACCATCATGGCCAACGTTGCGTATAACACTCCCTATACGAACTTGATCATCTGGGTCCAGTATCTGCCCCAGTACTTCAACCAGCCATATGCATCCCACTTCGCCTACCAGATTTTGATCGCGCTGAGCACCAACTTTATCGGCTATGGAATGGCGGGTGTCTGCCGTCGCTTCCTCGTTTATCCCTCGTACTGCGTTTGGCCTGCGTCTTTGGTTACTATTGCGCTCAACTCGGCTTTCCATACCGACAACAACTCCCCGGTACAGGGCCCCTTTGCCAAGATCTGGCGCGTTTCTCGTATCAAGTTCTTTTATGTCATGTTCGGTGCTATGTTtgtctggttctggttccCTAACTATATCTGGACCTCGCTCTCCAACTTCAGCTGGATGTCCTGGATTGATCCCTATAACCGtgacctcaacaccatcaccgGTTTCAACAACGGTCTTGGCATCAACCCGTTTCCAACATGGGATTGGAACGTTCTCCTCTGGGATTCTGCTGACCCTCTTATGGTACCTTTCTTCAGTACTTTCAACCGATTTGTTGGTGCATTCATTTCCATGTGGGTGGTTCTCGGCCTCTGGTACTCCAACATCTACAACACTGGATACCttcccatcaacaccaaccgTGTCTACGATCGCTGGGGCGAGCTGTACAACGTCACTCGAGCTATCAACGACCGAGGACTCTTCGATGCCGAGAAATACGCCGATTACTCTCCCCCCTTCCTGGGCGCTGGAAACGTTGTTATCtacattttcttcttcggcatCTACACTTCGACCCTTACCTATGCTCTTCTGTTCCATCGACGCGAAATTGTTACTGGCTTCAAGGGTCTTTTCAACAGcatgaggaggaagtcgaAGCGCGCGGAGGAGGTTCACGACCTTGATGTTCACACTCGTCTCATGAAGGCCTACCGTGAAGTTCCTGAGTGGTGGTACATGGTTTGCCTTGTTTGCGCTATTGCATTTGGTATTTCTGGTATTGCTGGCTGGGACACCCACACTTCACCTGGTGTCATTTTCTACGGTCTTGCACTTTGCCTTGTGTTTGTCATTCCCGTCGGTATCATCAAGGCCATGACTGGTATTGAGGTCACTCTGACAGTTCTCGCTGAGTTTATTGGAGGTTCCTTCGTTGAAGGCAATGCTCTGGCCATGAACTACTTCAAGTCTTTTGGCTACGTCACCTGCGCCCATGCTGTCATGTTCTCCAACGATCTCAAGCTTGCTCACTACGTCAAGATTCCTCCTCGACACACCTTCTTCGCTCAGATCATCGCTACTTTTATCAGCACCTTTGTTTGCGTTGGTGTTCTCAACTTCCAGATGACCCAGATCGAGGGAGTCTGCACTGAGGATGCCCGGTGGAAGATGACCTGCCCCAGTGTCAACACTTTCTTTACTGCTTCAGTTCTTTGGGGTACTGTTGGACCTAGCAAGATCTTTGGAAAGAACGGTCTCTACACTGAGGTCTTGATCGGTTTCCCTCTGGGTGTTGTGGTTGTTCTGGCTGTTTGGGCTATCAACAAGAGGTTCCCCAACTGGACCTGGACAAGACAGATTCACCCTGTGGCTATCATGTATGGAGGTATCGTTTGGGCACCTTACAACATGTCGTATGTCTGGCCCTCGGTACCCATTGCGTACTTTTCCTGGATTTATCTCAAGTCGCGCTACCTCGGCTTGTGGTCTAAA TACAACTTCGTGCTCTCTGCAGCCTGGTCCTGCGGTATCGCCATTGcaggcatcatcatcttcttctccctccaGCTTGAAGGCACCGAGTTCAACTGGTGGGGCAACACAGTTGGCTACGTGGGATGCGAGGACGACGCCTgtcctcttcaacctcttgAGGGCACGGATTACTTCGGGCCTCGGGTGGGTGAATTCCACTAG